A stretch of DNA from uncultured Flavobacterium sp.:
AACAAGTTCTATTTCAGGCTTATTTAAAGGTGAATTTAACAGAACTTATCAAAAAGGAAATCATAAATGGGTAAACGAACTTATCGTAAAATATGGTTTAAACAAGCAAGACGGTATCGAACTTCGTAAAACGGATGATGCGGTAATGCTGAACTCAACTTACGGTTTTAGAAAAGATACGATCTCAAATTGGTATTACTCTGCCAAATACAATTTCAATACACAGTTTACAAACGGATATAATTACCCAAATAGGGATATCGCAATCTCTAAACCATTTGCACCAGCTTATATCTTTCTGGGAGCCGGGGCTGAGAATTCAAACAAAAAGAAGAACAGAGTTTTTTATTTCTCTCCAATAACTTTAAAAACAACTTTGGTCCTAGATCAGAGTTTGGCTAATCAAGGATCTTTTGGTGTTAGAAAAGCGGTTTATGCGCCTGATCCTAACGATCCTAATTCTCAAATTTTAATCAAAGACGGACAAAAAGTAAAAGCTGAGTTTGGTATTTTGTTAACAGGATATACAAAAAGCGAGATTTACAAAAACGTCTTTTATGAAAACAGATTAAGCTTATATACTGATTATCTAAATAAATTCGGGAATGTCGATGTTGATTATGATACTCGACTGGATCTTGTTGTTAATGCTTACGTAAAAGCAAACATTGGCGTTCATTTAGTTTATGACGACGACATTAAAACCAAAAAAGATGTTATTGATCCTACTACAGGAGCAAAATCGCAAGTTAATGACGGGCCAAGAGCACAATTACGTCAAGTACTTGGTGTTGGTTTAGTTTATGCTTTTCAATAGTAAAGATCTTAATTCTCGATAGTGAGAAAATAAAAATACCCCATAAAAAGATTAATTTTTATGGGGTATTTTTATTTTGGATCAAACTAAGATATAGCTATTTAACTCTTTTTGCGGCCTTGAATAGTTTCATATAATTCTAACGCATTTCC
This window harbors:
- a CDS encoding DUF3078 domain-containing protein — protein: MKLLRSTLLLLLLLCTSNNFAQIIQTTLDPNQLPKLPSNWTKKNQLGFDISEIAFVNWSAGGTSSISGLFKGEFNRTYQKGNHKWVNELIVKYGLNKQDGIELRKTDDAVMLNSTYGFRKDTISNWYYSAKYNFNTQFTNGYNYPNRDIAISKPFAPAYIFLGAGAENSNKKKNRVFYFSPITLKTTLVLDQSLANQGSFGVRKAVYAPDPNDPNSQILIKDGQKVKAEFGILLTGYTKSEIYKNVFYENRLSLYTDYLNKFGNVDVDYDTRLDLVVNAYVKANIGVHLVYDDDIKTKKDVIDPTTGAKSQVNDGPRAQLRQVLGVGLVYAFQ